One Phaseolus vulgaris cultivar G19833 chromosome 2, P. vulgaris v2.0, whole genome shotgun sequence DNA window includes the following coding sequences:
- the LOC137810302 gene encoding uncharacterized protein, which translates to MESEEGKAETEMHLISHSSSSSNPKPKPKPKRFVKNQVPDSILNDPLLNAAISVLPSNYNFEIHKSVWRVLSTGAKRVALQFPEGLLMYSLSLSDIFTTFAAVTHCYILGDVTYGACCVDDFAAAALDADLLIHYGHSCLVPIDATTIPCLYVFVDIKIDVPHFVDTVRLNLESRPQTLVVAGTIQFASAIRAAKPQLEELGFRVLVPQSKPLSAGEVLGCTAPRVSSNSLGCGVGESVLVFVADGRFHLEAFMIANPGIRAFRYDPYMGKLFLEEYDHVGMKRSRKNAILKAREARSWGVVLGTLGRQGNPRILERLEKKMRERGLDYTVVLMSELSPGRVALFEDSVDSWIQIACPRLSIDWGEAFVKPVLTSFEADVALGLIPGWWEKNEVCDESVGCGKRSGSCCEGDAKDFGGDYPMDYYAQDGGEWNSSYMKNSTRPARRLSVSSVAATAISQHS; encoded by the coding sequence ATGGAGTCAGAGGAAGGTAAAGCAGAAACAGAGATGCACCTCATttctcattcttcttcatcttcaaacCCAAAGCCAAAGCCAAAGCCAAAGCGTTTCGTCAAAAATCAAGTTCCAGATTCAATCCTCAACGACCCACTTCTCAACGCCGCCATCTCCGTCCTCCCCTCCAACTACAACTTCGAGATTCACAAGTCCGTTTGGCGCGTGCTCTCCACGGGCGCCAAGCGCGTCGCTCTCCAGTTCCCCGAGGGCCTTCTCATGTACTCTCTTTCCCTCTCCGACATCTTCACCACCTTCGCCGCCGTCACCCACTGCTACATCCTCGGCGACGTCACCTACGGCGCCTGCTGCGTCGACGACTTCGCCGCCGCCGCCCTCGATGCCGACCTCCTCATCCACTACGGCCACAGCTGCCTCGTCCCCATCGACGCCACCACGATCCCCTGCCTCTACGTTTTCGTCGACATCAAAATCGACGTCCCGCACTTCGTCGACACCGTCAGGTTGAACCTCGAATCGCGCCCCCAAACCCTCGTTGTCGCCGGGACAATCCAATTCGCCTCGGCGATTCGCGCCGCAAAGCCGCAGTTGGAGGagttagggtttagggttttggtTCCTCAGTCGAAGCCGCTCTCCGCGGGTGAGGTTCTGGGCTGCACCGCGCCCAGGGTCTCGTCGAATTCGCTTGGTTGCGGCGTTGGTGAAAGCGTTTTGGTGTTTGTGGCGGATGGAAGGTTTCATTTGGAGGCGTTCATGATTGCGAATCCGGGGATTAGGGCATTCAGGTATGACCCTTACATGGGGAAGTTGTTTCTGGAGGAATACGATCATGTGGGTATGAAGCGGTCGAGGAAAAACGCGATTTTGAAGGCGAGGGAGGCTCGGAGTTGGGGTGTGGTTTTGGGGACTCTGGGGAGGCAAGGGAATCCGAGGATTTTGGAGAGGTTGGAGAAGAAGATGAGGGAGAGAGGGTTGGATTACACTGTGGTTTTGATGTCGGAGCTAAGTCCTGGGAGGGTTGCTCTGTTTGAGGATTCTGTGGATTCTTGGATTCAGATTGCGTGTCCGAGGTTGTCCATTGATTGGGGCGAGGCGTTTGTGAAACCGGTGCTTACTTCTTTTGAGGCAGATGTTGCACTGGGATTGATACCTGGGTGGTGGGAGAAGAATGAGGTTTGTGATGAGAGTGTGGGTTGTGGTAAGAGGAGTGGTTCTTGTTGTGAGGGGGATGCAAAGGATTTTGGTGGAGACTATCCAATGGATTATTATGCTCAAGATGGTGGTGAGTGGAATTCATCTTATATGAAGAACTCTACTCGTCCTGCAAGGAGACTTTCTGTCTCCTCTGTTGCTGCTACTGCCATTTCGCAACACTCTTAG
- the LOC137810304 gene encoding ribonuclease MRP protein subunit POP4 isoform X1: MDTDSRKRTLEALERRIAFAKGEVLQNEKKSKESINEERKPLIHKSSSSKDPSPQMLHSSSVAPKKGNFSFSGHTNSQEIQDGLVYAQLSVPINANLLPTSEFSVERGGSIDDILHELLQKGDAAQKYAQGSRNMKIDNCILLDTFVQGRVLSSGSQTRALQIHSKRSKKHMSMRQHKKCGSLHLPQEFQKFDIFKPMHEMWKDYVMQLLKSTGNNQLTQCLLGADLHGAFILVVECKITYFAGICGVMIRETAEAFGIITEDDKFRVVPKKGSVFVFQVDCWKVTLHGDKLSSRKVGL; this comes from the exons ATGGATACAGATTCAAGGAAACGCACACTGGAGGCTTTGGAGAGAAGAATAGCTTTTGCTAAAGGTGAAGTTCtccaaaatgaaaagaaaagcaaagagAGTATAAATGAAGAGCGGAAACCGCTTATTCATAAAAGTTCTAGTTCTAAAGATCCTTCTCCACAGATGTTGCATTCATCATCAGTCGCACCCAAGAAAG GAAATTTCAGTTTTTCCGGTCATACCAATTCACAAG AAATTCAAGATGGTCTTGTATATGCCCAACTTTCTGTGCCTATAAATGCCAATCTGCTCCCAACTAGTGAG TTTTCTGTTGAAAGAGGAGGTTCAATTGATGACATATTGCATGAGCTTCTTCAGAAGGGAGATGCTGCACAAAAGTACGCGCAGGGATCTAGAAACATGAAAATTGACAACTGTATCCTTCTTGATACTTTTGTACAAGGACGGGTGCTTTCTTCTGGTTCTCAAACCAGAGCTTTGCAAATCCATTCAAAACGCTCTAAGAAACACATGTCTATGAGACAGCATAAAAAGTGTGGATCATTACATCTTCCTCAAGAGTTCCAAAA ATTCGACATTTTCAAGCCAATGCATGAAATGTGGAAAGATTACGTAATGCAGCTTCTTAAATCCACTGG GAATAATCAATTGACTCAATGTCTCCTAGGTGCAGATCTACATGGTGCTTTCATTTTAG TTGTGGAGtgtaaaataacttattttgcAGGAATTTGTGGCGTCATGATTCGTGAAACTGCAGAGGCGTTTGGGATAATTACTGAAGATGATAAATTTCGAG TTGTTCCCAAAAAAGGTTCCGTGTTTGTGTTCCAAGTAGATTGCTGGAAAGTCACTCTGCATGGAGATAAACTTAGTTCAAGAAAGGTTGGATTATGA
- the LOC137810304 gene encoding ribonuclease MRP protein subunit POP4 isoform X2: MDTDSRKRTLEALERRIAFAKGEVLQNEKKSKESINEERKPLIHKSSSSKDPSPQMLHSSSVAPKKGNFSFSGHTNSQEIQDGLVYAQLSVPINANLLPTSEFSVERGGSIDDILHELLQKGDAAQKYAQGSRNMKIDNCILLDTFVQGRVLSSGSQTRALQIHSKRSKKHMSMRQHKKCGSLHLPQEFQKFDIFKPMHEMWKDYVMQLLKSTGNNQLTQCLLGADLHGAFILGICGVMIRETAEAFGIITEDDKFRVVPKKGSVFVFQVDCWKVTLHGDKLSSRKVGL, from the exons ATGGATACAGATTCAAGGAAACGCACACTGGAGGCTTTGGAGAGAAGAATAGCTTTTGCTAAAGGTGAAGTTCtccaaaatgaaaagaaaagcaaagagAGTATAAATGAAGAGCGGAAACCGCTTATTCATAAAAGTTCTAGTTCTAAAGATCCTTCTCCACAGATGTTGCATTCATCATCAGTCGCACCCAAGAAAG GAAATTTCAGTTTTTCCGGTCATACCAATTCACAAG AAATTCAAGATGGTCTTGTATATGCCCAACTTTCTGTGCCTATAAATGCCAATCTGCTCCCAACTAGTGAG TTTTCTGTTGAAAGAGGAGGTTCAATTGATGACATATTGCATGAGCTTCTTCAGAAGGGAGATGCTGCACAAAAGTACGCGCAGGGATCTAGAAACATGAAAATTGACAACTGTATCCTTCTTGATACTTTTGTACAAGGACGGGTGCTTTCTTCTGGTTCTCAAACCAGAGCTTTGCAAATCCATTCAAAACGCTCTAAGAAACACATGTCTATGAGACAGCATAAAAAGTGTGGATCATTACATCTTCCTCAAGAGTTCCAAAA ATTCGACATTTTCAAGCCAATGCATGAAATGTGGAAAGATTACGTAATGCAGCTTCTTAAATCCACTGG GAATAATCAATTGACTCAATGTCTCCTAGGTGCAGATCTACATGGTGCTTTCATTTTAG GAATTTGTGGCGTCATGATTCGTGAAACTGCAGAGGCGTTTGGGATAATTACTGAAGATGATAAATTTCGAG TTGTTCCCAAAAAAGGTTCCGTGTTTGTGTTCCAAGTAGATTGCTGGAAAGTCACTCTGCATGGAGATAAACTTAGTTCAAGAAAGGTTGGATTATGA
- the LOC137810303 gene encoding probable GTP diphosphokinase RSH2, chloroplastic isoform X2, giving the protein MRKTGDPYLTHCIHTGRILAALVPSSGKRAVDTVVAGILHDVVDDTCQSLQDIRAEFGDDVVKLVASVSRLSYINQLLRRHRRVSVNQGVLGEEEASNLREMLLGMVDDPRVVLIKLADRLHNMRTIHALPLQKAQAVAEETLIIWCSLASRLGLWALKAELEDLCFAVLQPQIFQKMRADLASMWSPTSRTGNLRRFSVKGNLIHLNENNSTPFYNGSLTFNGDVSMKDLLEAVVPFDILLDRRKRANYLNSIGSNLGTCTKPKVVQDAGLALASLVICEEALEREMTISASYVPGMEITLSSRLKSLYSLYSKMKRKDTSIDKVYDARALRVVVGDKNGTLHGPAVQCCYSLLDIVHRLWTPIDGEFDDYIINPKPSGYQSLHTAVQGPDSSPLEVQIRTQRMHECAEHGLAAHWLYKETGNPFLSIDRMDEPETEASSHFSKDLGGGNSSDILLTKYKSFKAGHPVLRVEGSHLLAAVIISVENDERELLVAVSFGLPASEAVADRRSFHIKRWEAYARLFKKVSDEWWFEPGHGDWCTCLEKYTLCRDGMYHKQDQFGRLLPTFIQVINFTEKEESEYWAVVSAVFEGRQVDRITSHSKFDLVASTSAEAGINNKVKLLRTMLSWEEQLRSEVSVKQTKYDAKLYDLHGSLGEVVIICWPHGEILRLRAGSTATDAAQKVGLEGRLVVINGQLVLPNTKLKDGDVVEVRI; this is encoded by the exons ATGCGGAAGACTGGAGACCCTTATTTAACACATTGTATCCACACAGGAAGAATTTTGGCTGCATTGGTTCCATCAAGTGGTAAACGA GCTGTTGACACTGTTGTGGCTGGTATTTTACATGACGTGGTCGATGACACTTGCCAAAGTCTGCAGGACATTCGGGCAGAGTTTGGGGATGATGTGGTCAAATTGGTAGCTAGTGTTTCAAGGTTAAGCTACATTAATCAG CTATTACGcagacatcgaagggtaagtGTAAACCAGGGTGTCCTTGGCGAAGAAGAG GCAAGTAATTTACGAGAAATGCTTTTGGGAATGGTTGATGATCCACGTGTTGTGCTCATCAAGCTTGCAGATCGTCTTCACAACATGAGAACAAT TCATGCTCTGCCATTGCAAAAAGCTCAAGCTGTTGCAGAGGAGACCTTAATCATTTGGTGTTCACTTGCTTCAAGATTGGGTCTGTGGGCGTTGAAAGCTGAACTGGAAGATTTATGCTTTGCTGTTCTACAG CCTCAAATATTTCAAAAGATGCGAGCCGATTTGGCTTCCATGTGGAGTCCTACTAGCAGAACAGGAAACTTGAGAAGATTCTCTGTAAAAGGCAATTTGATACATTTGAATGAGAACAATTCAACACCTTTCTATAACGGATCCTTGACGTTCAATGGGGATGTGAGTATGAAG GATCTTTTGGAAGCTGTAGTTCCATTTGATATATTGTTGGATCGGAGAAAACGGGCTAACTATCTCAATAGTATTGGGAGTAATCTTGGGACATGCACCAAACCAAAGGTTGTACAAGATGCTGGGTTAGCTTTGGCATCATTGGTAATTTGTGAGGAAGCACTTGAGCGGGAAATGACTATATCAGCTTC TTATGTTCCAGGAATGGAAATTACCTTATCCAGCCGATTAAAAAGCCTGTATAGTTTATACAGTAAG ATGAAACGAAAGGATACAAGCATTGATAAGGTATATGATGCACGTGCATTAAGAGTAGTTGTTGGAGACAAGAATGGAACTTTACATGGTCCTGCAGTTCAATGTTGCTATAGTCTGCTTGACATTGTACACAG GCTTTGGACTCCAATAGATGGTGAATTTGATGACTACATCATTAATCCAAAGCCTAGTGGCTATCAG TCCTTGCACACTGCAGTTCAAGGTCCTGACAGCTCACCTTTAGAAGTACAAATAAGAACACAG AGGATGCATGAGTGTGCTGAACATGGACTTGCCGCACACTGGCTTTACAAGGAAACTGGAAACCCGTTTTTATCCATAGACAGAATGGATGAACCTGAAACAGAAGCATCCTCCCATTTCTCCAAAGATTTAGGGGGAGGAAATTCTTCAGATATTTTATTAACTAAATATAAGTCATTCAAGGCTGGACATCCAGTTCTCAGAGTAGAAGGAAGTCACTTACTTGCTGCTGTTATCATCAG TGTAGAAAATGATGAAAGAGAATTGCTAGTTGCTGTTAGCTTTGGACTACCTGCCTCTGAAGCAGTTGCTGACAGAAGATCTTTCCATATCAAGCGCTGGGAAGCTTATGCACGACTATTCAAAAAG GTATCTGATGAATGGTGGTTTGAACCAGGACATGGAGATTGGTGTACTTGTCTAGAGAAGTACACACTATGTCGAGATGGAATGTATCACAAG CAAGACCAATTTGGACGACTACTCCCAACATTCATCCAAGTTATCAATTTTACTGAGAAAGAAGAATCTGAATATTGGGCTGTTGTGTCGGCTGTATTTGAGGGCAGACAAGTTGACCGGATAACATCACACTCAAAATTTGACTTGGTAGCATCAACTTCTGCGGAAGCCGGCATCAATAACAAG GTGAAGCTTTTGAGAACAATGCTTTCCTGGGAAGAGCAATTGCGGTCTGAAGTAAGTGTGAAGCAAACAAAGTACGACGCAAAGCTTTATGATCTTCACGGTTCTCTTGGGGAAGTGGTAATTATTTGTTGGCCTCATGGTGAAATTTTGAGGTTAAGAGCTGGTAGCACTGCTACTGATGCTGCTCAAAAAGTTGGTTTGGAGGGAAGGCTGGTTGTGATTAATGGACAGTTAGTACTGCCCAACACAAAACTCAAAGACGGAGATGTAGTTGAAGtaagaatttaa
- the LOC137810303 gene encoding uncharacterized protein isoform X1, producing the protein MSMSVLSCQRSKMLAAQNKSPFLRRFRSFKPNRFRFCCLLDQIAVPTSLTPVLTSDNVIAAAAKAASVHSAVSSAITQVAVTAVAIASGACLSTKVDFLWPKLQEQPGTVTLDGVDVTGYPIFNDAKVQKAIAFARKAHRGQMRKTGDPYLTHCIHTGRILAALVPSSGKRAVDTVVAGILHDVVDDTCQSLQDIRAEFGDDVVKLVASVSRLSYINQLLRRHRRVSVNQGVLGEEEASNLREMLLGMVDDPRVVLIKLADRLHNMRTIHALPLQKAQAVAEETLIIWCSLASRLGLWALKAELEDLCFAVLQPQIFQKMRADLASMWSPTSRTGNLRRFSVKGNLIHLNENNSTPFYNGSLTFNGDVSMKDLLEAVVPFDILLDRRKRANYLNSIGSNLGTCTKPKVVQDAGLALASLVICEEALEREMTISASYVPGMEITLSSRLKSLYSLYSKMKRKDTSIDKVYDARALRVVVGDKNGTLHGPAVQCCYSLLDIVHRLWTPIDGEFDDYIINPKPSGYQSLHTAVQGPDSSPLEVQIRTQRMHECAEHGLAAHWLYKETGNPFLSIDRMDEPETEASSHFSKDLGGGNSSDILLTKYKSFKAGHPVLRVEGSHLLAAVIISVENDERELLVAVSFGLPASEAVADRRSFHIKRWEAYARLFKKVSDEWWFEPGHGDWCTCLEKYTLCRDGMYHKQDQFGRLLPTFIQVINFTEKEESEYWAVVSAVFEGRQVDRITSHSKFDLVASTSAEAGINNKVKLLRTMLSWEEQLRSEVSVKQTKYDAKLYDLHGSLGEVVIICWPHGEILRLRAGSTATDAAQKVGLEGRLVVINGQLVLPNTKLKDGDVVEVRI; encoded by the exons ATGAGCATGAGCGTGCTCTCATGCCAACGCTCCAAAATGTTAGCAGCTCAGAACAAATCTCCATTTCTTCGCAGATTCCGATCCTTCAAACCTAACCGTTTCAGATTTTGCTGTTTGCTTGACCAAATCGCTGTTCCGACGTCTCTCACTCCTGTTCTCACCTCCGATAACGTAATCGCCGCCGCTGCCAAAGCCGCATCCGTCCATAGCGCCGTCTCTTCAGCCATCACACAGGTTGCCGTCACCGCCGTCGCAATTGCCTCCGGCGCTTGTCTATCCACTAAGGTCGATTTCCTGTGGCCTAAACTGCAGGAGCAACCAG GTACAGTGACGCTGGATGGAGTAGATGTTACTGGTTACCCAATATTTAACGATGCAAAG gtACAGAAGGCTATAGCATTTGCAAGAAAAGCACATCGTGGCCAAATGCGGAAGACTGGAGACCCTTATTTAACACATTGTATCCACACAGGAAGAATTTTGGCTGCATTGGTTCCATCAAGTGGTAAACGA GCTGTTGACACTGTTGTGGCTGGTATTTTACATGACGTGGTCGATGACACTTGCCAAAGTCTGCAGGACATTCGGGCAGAGTTTGGGGATGATGTGGTCAAATTGGTAGCTAGTGTTTCAAGGTTAAGCTACATTAATCAG CTATTACGcagacatcgaagggtaagtGTAAACCAGGGTGTCCTTGGCGAAGAAGAG GCAAGTAATTTACGAGAAATGCTTTTGGGAATGGTTGATGATCCACGTGTTGTGCTCATCAAGCTTGCAGATCGTCTTCACAACATGAGAACAAT TCATGCTCTGCCATTGCAAAAAGCTCAAGCTGTTGCAGAGGAGACCTTAATCATTTGGTGTTCACTTGCTTCAAGATTGGGTCTGTGGGCGTTGAAAGCTGAACTGGAAGATTTATGCTTTGCTGTTCTACAG CCTCAAATATTTCAAAAGATGCGAGCCGATTTGGCTTCCATGTGGAGTCCTACTAGCAGAACAGGAAACTTGAGAAGATTCTCTGTAAAAGGCAATTTGATACATTTGAATGAGAACAATTCAACACCTTTCTATAACGGATCCTTGACGTTCAATGGGGATGTGAGTATGAAG GATCTTTTGGAAGCTGTAGTTCCATTTGATATATTGTTGGATCGGAGAAAACGGGCTAACTATCTCAATAGTATTGGGAGTAATCTTGGGACATGCACCAAACCAAAGGTTGTACAAGATGCTGGGTTAGCTTTGGCATCATTGGTAATTTGTGAGGAAGCACTTGAGCGGGAAATGACTATATCAGCTTC TTATGTTCCAGGAATGGAAATTACCTTATCCAGCCGATTAAAAAGCCTGTATAGTTTATACAGTAAG ATGAAACGAAAGGATACAAGCATTGATAAGGTATATGATGCACGTGCATTAAGAGTAGTTGTTGGAGACAAGAATGGAACTTTACATGGTCCTGCAGTTCAATGTTGCTATAGTCTGCTTGACATTGTACACAG GCTTTGGACTCCAATAGATGGTGAATTTGATGACTACATCATTAATCCAAAGCCTAGTGGCTATCAG TCCTTGCACACTGCAGTTCAAGGTCCTGACAGCTCACCTTTAGAAGTACAAATAAGAACACAG AGGATGCATGAGTGTGCTGAACATGGACTTGCCGCACACTGGCTTTACAAGGAAACTGGAAACCCGTTTTTATCCATAGACAGAATGGATGAACCTGAAACAGAAGCATCCTCCCATTTCTCCAAAGATTTAGGGGGAGGAAATTCTTCAGATATTTTATTAACTAAATATAAGTCATTCAAGGCTGGACATCCAGTTCTCAGAGTAGAAGGAAGTCACTTACTTGCTGCTGTTATCATCAG TGTAGAAAATGATGAAAGAGAATTGCTAGTTGCTGTTAGCTTTGGACTACCTGCCTCTGAAGCAGTTGCTGACAGAAGATCTTTCCATATCAAGCGCTGGGAAGCTTATGCACGACTATTCAAAAAG GTATCTGATGAATGGTGGTTTGAACCAGGACATGGAGATTGGTGTACTTGTCTAGAGAAGTACACACTATGTCGAGATGGAATGTATCACAAG CAAGACCAATTTGGACGACTACTCCCAACATTCATCCAAGTTATCAATTTTACTGAGAAAGAAGAATCTGAATATTGGGCTGTTGTGTCGGCTGTATTTGAGGGCAGACAAGTTGACCGGATAACATCACACTCAAAATTTGACTTGGTAGCATCAACTTCTGCGGAAGCCGGCATCAATAACAAG GTGAAGCTTTTGAGAACAATGCTTTCCTGGGAAGAGCAATTGCGGTCTGAAGTAAGTGTGAAGCAAACAAAGTACGACGCAAAGCTTTATGATCTTCACGGTTCTCTTGGGGAAGTGGTAATTATTTGTTGGCCTCATGGTGAAATTTTGAGGTTAAGAGCTGGTAGCACTGCTACTGATGCTGCTCAAAAAGTTGGTTTGGAGGGAAGGCTGGTTGTGATTAATGGACAGTTAGTACTGCCCAACACAAAACTCAAAGACGGAGATGTAGTTGAAGtaagaatttaa
- the LOC137810305 gene encoding hypothetical protein At1g04090-like — translation MMGFVRSNPNMNTKQQLLRFLFYLMSLFPQLLHLLQMFCFKFNSFRKGINNTLITLPQAFSLSSPLPQWPQVTGQDFASGIVNLGEIEVRKVTGFEFVWNSNIGKPVAFYKPVGIPDGFHVLGHYCQPSDKPLWGFVLVVREVEAVSSERSNYDKLPALKNPLDYMLVWCSNAGRRELAIGCAYFWVPQPPEGYSALGYLVTNRPEKPNLDEMICVRADLTDKYQPYRLMLDATSVNPEFPFQVWSLRPCDRGMLGKGVSVGTFFCTSHWNKGEELPVVCLKNLNPMLPAMPHLHQIHALVQHYGPTVFFHPKEVYLPSSVDWFFNNGALLYRKGVSKGEAIDAAGSNLPGGGTNDGEFWIDLPSDDRRDFVKHGDLNSAKLYVHVKPALGGTFTDIAMWVFCPFNGPSTLKIGITSRAFTRVGEHVSDWEHFTLRVCNFSGELWSIYFSQHSGGKWVDAYELEYINGNKAIVYASKSGHASYPHPGTYIQGSSKLGIGIRNDAGRSDLYVDSSVQYEIVAAEYLGDAVTEPQWLQFMRQWGPKICYDSKTELDKIINTLPRGLRNPFVNLIKKLPVELYGEEGPTGPKEKNNWIGDERW, via the exons ATGATGGGTTTTGTGAGATCTAATCCGAACATGAATACAAAGCAGCAATTGTTGAGGTTTTTGTTCTATTTGATGTCTCTGTTTCCACAACTATTGCATCTCCTCCAAATGTTTTGCTTCAAATTCAACAGCTTTCGGAAAGGGATAAACAACACTCTCATCACTCTACCACAAGCCTTTTCACTTTCCTCTCCGCTTCCCCAATGGCCTCAAG TCACAGGACAAGATTTTGCTTCTGGAATTGTAAACCTTGGTGAAATAGAAGTGCGCAAGGTCACTGGGTTTGAGTTTGTTTGGAACAGCAACATTGGAAAGCCTGTTGCATTCTATAAACCTGTGGGAATACCAGATGGGTTCCATGTCCTTGGTCACTATTGTCAGCCAAGCGACAAGCCGTTATGGGGTTTTGTGCTTGTTGTTAGGGAAGTGGAAGCTGTCTCATCTGAAAGAAGTAACTATGACAAGTTACCAGCTTTGAAGAACCCTCTTGATTATATGTTGGTATGGTGTTCCAATGCAGGAAGAAGGGAATTGGCAATTGGTTGTGCATACTTTTGGGTGCCTCAGCCTCCTGAAGGTTACAGTGCCCTTGGCTACTTGGTTACTAACAGGCCTGAGAAGCCCAATTTGGATGAAATGATTTGTGTTCGTGCCGACCTCACTGATAAGTATCAACCTTACCGGCTGATGCTTGATGCTACTTCAGTAAATCCTGAGTTTCCATTTCAGGTGTGGAGTTTGAGACCTTGTGACCGTGGCATGCTGGGAAAAGGAGTTTCAGTAGGGACTTTTTTCTGCACTAGTCATTGGAACAAGGGAGAAGAGCTACCTGTTGTGTGCTTAAAGAACTTGAATCCTATGCTACCTGCAATGCCACACCTCCACCAAATACACGCACTTGTACAGCACTATGGTCCTACTGTTTTCTTTCATCCTAAGGAAGTTTACTTGCCCTCTTCTGTTGATTGGTTTTTCAATAACGGAGCCTTGTTGTACAGAAAGGGCGTGAGTAAAGGAGAGGCCATTGATGCTGCTGGCTCAAATTTGCCAGGTGGGGGAACTAATGATGGGGAGTTTTGGATAGATTTGCCAAGTGATGATAGAAGGGATTTTGTCAAACATGGGGACTTGAATAGTGCTAAGCTTTATGTTCATGTGAAGCCTGCTCTTGGTGGAACTTTTACTGATATTGCTATGTGGGTGTTTTGCCCTTTCAATGGACCGTCTACTCTGAAAATTGGAATTACAAGTAGGGCTTTTACCAGGGTCGGAGAGCATGTTTCTGACTGGGAGCATTTTACACTTCGTGTATGCAACTTCTCTGGAGAGTTGTGGAGTATATATTTCTCACAGCACAGTGGTGGTAAATGGGTGGATGCCTATGAACTGGAGTATATTAATGGCAATAAAGCTATCGTCTACGCATCAAAAAGTGGACATGCAAGTTACCCCCACCCTGGAACATATATCCAAGGGTCTTCAAAACTTGGGATTGGTATTAGGAATGATGCTGGTCGTAGTGATTTGTACGTGGATTCCAGTGTTCAATACGAGATTGTTGCAGCTGAGTATCTGGGAGATGCTGTCACAGAGCCTCAGTGGTTGCAGTTTATGAGACAGTGGGGTCCTAAAATTTGTTATGATTCGAAAACTGAGTTAGATAAGATAATTAACACTCTACCTCGGGGGCTTCGAAATCCATTTGTTAACCTGATTAAAAAACTTCCAGTGGAGCTGTATGGTGAGGAAGGTCCTACAGGgccaaaagagaaaaataactgGATAGGAGATGAAAGATGGTGA
- the LOC137810306 gene encoding uncharacterized protein, with protein sequence MGQAFRKLFDTFFGNTDMRVVMLGLDAAGKTTILYKLHIGEVLSTVPTIGFNVEKVQYKNVIFTVWDVGGQEKLRPLWRHYFNNTDGLIYVVDSLDRERIGKAKQEFQTIINDPFMLNSVILVFANKQDLRGAMTPMEVCEGLGLFDLKNRKWHIQGTCALKGDGLYEGLDWLASTLKEKRASGFSSIGTSSF encoded by the exons ATGGGTCAAGCTTTTCGGAAGCTCTTCGACACCTTCTTCGGCAACACGGACATGAGG GTTGTGATGCTTGGTCTTGATGCTGCTGGCAAAACAACTATACTTTACAAGCTTCACATTGGAGAAGTTTTATCCACTGTTCCTACAATTG GTTTCAATGTGGAGAAAGTTCAGTATAAGAATGTTATTTTCACAGTTTGGGACGTTGGGGGACAAGAGAAGCTAAGGCCACTTTGGAGGCACTACTTTAATAACACAGATGGCCTG ATCTATGTTGTTGATAGTCTGGACCGTGAGAGAATTGGTAAAGCAAAGCAGGAGTTTCAG ACAATCATAAATGACCCATTTATGCTCAATAGTGTCATATTGGTGTTTGCCAACAAACAGGACCTG AGAGGAGCAATGACGCCAATGGAAGTATGTGAAGGCCTAGGACTCTTTGATCTAAAGAATAGAAAATGGCACATACAAGGCACTTGTGCCCTTAAAGGAGATGGCCTTTATGAGGGCCTGGATTGGTTGGCTTCAACTCTGAAGGAGAAAAGAGCTTCTGGGTTCTCTTCAATAGGAACCTCATCCTTCTAA